The following proteins are co-located in the Rhodococcus opacus B4 genome:
- a CDS encoding LLM class F420-dependent oxidoreductase, with the protein MTETTAETPQLGQFGVWRHAGGLAPEVGAAIESAGYGAIWIGGSPPADLDVAERLLDATSTITVATGIVNIWTAPAEDIATSFHRLEDRHPGRFLLGIGVGHPEQPGLNYSKPYAALVEYLDILDAAGVPAGRRVLAALGPKVLELSAARAAGAHPYLTTPQHTKEARELLGPGPVIAPEQKVVLDTDAERARPIGRAAVENPYLHLRNYVNNLKRLGYTDEQIENGGSDDLIDALAAHGDAPYIAGRLREHLDAGADHVAIQVLPAGDDPVPALRELAGALGL; encoded by the coding sequence CGGACAGTTCGGCGTCTGGCGTCACGCCGGCGGATTGGCACCCGAAGTGGGTGCGGCGATCGAATCGGCAGGTTACGGTGCGATCTGGATCGGCGGCTCGCCGCCGGCCGACCTCGACGTCGCCGAACGCCTGCTGGACGCGACCTCCACGATCACCGTCGCGACCGGCATCGTGAACATCTGGACCGCACCCGCCGAGGACATCGCGACCTCGTTCCACCGGCTCGAGGACCGCCATCCGGGGCGCTTCCTCCTCGGCATCGGTGTCGGCCATCCCGAGCAGCCCGGCCTGAACTACAGCAAGCCGTACGCCGCGCTCGTGGAGTATCTCGACATCCTCGACGCTGCCGGGGTCCCGGCGGGACGACGCGTCCTCGCCGCGCTCGGCCCGAAGGTTCTCGAACTGTCCGCGGCCCGCGCCGCAGGCGCCCACCCGTACCTGACCACACCACAGCACACCAAGGAAGCCCGTGAGCTGCTCGGCCCCGGACCGGTGATCGCACCGGAGCAGAAGGTCGTGCTGGACACCGACGCGGAACGTGCGCGTCCGATCGGACGTGCGGCCGTCGAGAATCCGTACCTGCACCTGCGCAATTACGTCAACAACCTGAAGCGGCTCGGGTACACCGACGAGCAGATCGAGAACGGCGGCAGCGACGACCTGATCGACGCCCTCGCCGCCCACGGCGACGCCCCCTACATCGCCGGCCGCCTCCGCGAGCATCTGGACGCGGGCGCCGATCACGTCGCCATTCAGGTGCTCCCCGCCGGCGACGATCCGGTGCCTGCCCTGCGGGAACTCGCAGGCGCGCTAGGACTCTGA
- a CDS encoding ABC1 kinase family protein has protein sequence MHEPTPRPVGPYASGPPPAALTVHSATLDRFRAAELWRALVIGVVVVAYTLLALVTWPVRRRGRTLADAASEGLVNGFEVLGPTFVKVGQLMASSSGVFPAPLANACLRCLDDVPPVPAHEARRVIEADLGHPVDALFASFDDAPLAAASVAQVHGCVLPDGREAVIKVQRPDIFRRMVVDLRTAYWGARILEKLFEFFRIANATAIIRDLHAATMTELNSAVEADRQSRFRTNIGAFGDNKGVTTPEVYWDYCGPHVICMERMYGLPLDRFPDLVHMDTRMLIRRGVKVWIESVILHGPFHGDVHAGNLWVLDDGRIAMLDFGIVGELPDSWRQILRDMFYATLIDGDFSRMARGIRSLGYAQDNDASDDEIGLQVAAALAPLLGRDLGELRLSELIMALVGIGKKWGVASPEELVLFGKQLGYFERYATELAPGWVIGQDLFLFRNVFPDAVAAKARELGVELPDE, from the coding sequence GTGCACGAGCCAACGCCACGTCCGGTCGGCCCATACGCTTCGGGGCCGCCACCTGCAGCCCTGACCGTGCATTCCGCGACACTCGACCGTTTCCGCGCGGCTGAGTTGTGGCGGGCGCTGGTCATCGGCGTGGTTGTCGTCGCCTACACGCTGCTCGCGCTGGTCACCTGGCCCGTCCGGCGTCGCGGCCGCACCCTTGCGGATGCGGCGTCGGAGGGCCTGGTCAACGGTTTCGAGGTACTCGGCCCGACATTCGTCAAGGTCGGGCAGCTGATGGCGTCGTCTTCCGGCGTGTTCCCCGCCCCGCTGGCCAACGCCTGCCTGCGGTGTCTCGACGACGTACCGCCGGTGCCCGCGCACGAGGCCCGCCGGGTGATCGAGGCAGATCTGGGCCATCCCGTCGACGCGCTGTTCGCGTCGTTCGACGACGCGCCCCTCGCCGCCGCTTCCGTTGCCCAGGTGCACGGCTGCGTGCTCCCCGACGGCCGGGAGGCCGTCATCAAGGTCCAACGCCCCGACATCTTCCGCCGCATGGTGGTGGACCTGCGCACCGCGTACTGGGGTGCGCGGATCCTCGAGAAACTCTTCGAGTTCTTCCGCATCGCCAACGCCACCGCGATCATCCGTGATCTCCACGCGGCGACGATGACCGAACTCAACAGCGCGGTGGAGGCCGACCGACAGTCCCGGTTCAGGACGAACATCGGGGCGTTCGGCGACAACAAGGGCGTCACCACCCCGGAGGTGTACTGGGACTACTGCGGTCCGCACGTCATCTGCATGGAACGCATGTACGGGCTGCCGCTCGACCGGTTCCCCGACCTCGTCCACATGGACACCCGCATGCTGATCCGCCGCGGCGTCAAGGTGTGGATCGAGTCCGTCATCCTGCACGGCCCGTTCCACGGCGACGTGCACGCCGGCAACCTGTGGGTCCTCGACGACGGCCGCATCGCGATGCTCGACTTCGGCATCGTCGGCGAGCTACCCGACTCGTGGCGGCAGATCCTGCGCGACATGTTCTACGCGACCCTGATCGACGGCGACTTCTCCCGCATGGCTCGCGGCATCCGCAGCCTCGGCTACGCGCAGGACAACGACGCCTCCGACGACGAGATCGGCCTCCAGGTGGCCGCCGCCCTCGCACCCCTGCTGGGCCGGGACCTCGGCGAACTGCGGCTCAGCGAACTGATCATGGCCCTGGTCGGCATCGGCAAGAAATGGGGTGTCGCGAGCCCTGAGGAGCTCGTCCTGTTCGGAAAGCAACTCGGCTACTTCGAGCGGTACGCCACCGAACTCGCGCCCGGCTGGGTGATCGGACAGGACCTGTTCCTGTTCCGCAACGTCTTCCCGGACGCCGTCGCCGCGAAGGCGCGCGAACTCGGGGTGGAACTGCCGGACGAGTGA